In Rhea pennata isolate bPtePen1 chromosome 8, bPtePen1.pri, whole genome shotgun sequence, one genomic interval encodes:
- the ODF2L gene encoding protein BCAP, which yields MSSSSPSLSSYLRIPAHSCTVPLLDSDVQKRLFLPDGTEGKICVPHGVCGEAAKLYSLIQPFKKDYQITTKTGQDGKYFTDLCKESDSLEHQFLVHAEEETWKQNWSLCTEHTDKHDIKFTELSPLLKEILQKNHVQHSLNESEVKRQVEENTALQEKLFEAEMAINLAEKFLPTFKDLVDRKTNVFKLSTSEMTIIAIQEDLLIKELETLKSMKRLLWLLLQTTECKHLSSKNIDTLVQKLSENETQNTNLRREMLERENHVKELSSRLQLEKVNVLKADHMTRSVKAVQTHLQRQIRKKEVENDELKVKIQTLEKKIAEWKLQAGECKHQILSLRQKSEQKKTALKKANRSQKKKAERFETVVENITSRIREREVELSEILSTSNVWKKQHDKMVEEKTMLEIQREDLKKQITSLLEDLKKKEECRRNSNEEILAKLSSINSENENINLENEKLEASLAVLKTSSVSVETELLDLQEKAKLQKNLVEQYKNQVQKLQTEAEEQKSRYETVLNENKTITETKCLEVDKVRSKMEADLNELEHVRDLLKAAEEKLQEYQEDLMSCQRIHAQKCKTLRELQVQEEDNIAFLGSHSLEEENYNIQKKYEDLKRQLEKMEFQNEEFANQLAKQDESLQCSKLQLTEKTAECDGLARQLESALEDGRKMVSEEMERISYKQQALQTKMLVLETELRKREEEKKQLLCMFYHNEKHQEVCLKELENSLQKSENKTQSMQNYLEFLKASYVTMFG from the exons ATGTCGTCATCGTCGCCATCATTATCATCTTACCTACGCATACCTGCACATAGCTGTACTGTTCCCTTATTGGACTCTGATGTTCAGAAAAGGCTTTTCCTTCCAGATGGTACTGAG ggaaaaatatgTGTTCCACATGGTGTATGTGGAGAAGCAGCAAAACTCTATTCACTGattcagccttttaaaaaagactatCAGATAACTACAAAAACTGGCCAAGATGGAAAATACTTTACTGATCTATGCAAAGAATCTGACAGTCTAGAACACCAA TTTTTAGTGCATGCAGAGGAAGAAACCTGGAAGCAGAACTGGAGTCTGTGTACTGAACATACGGATAAACATGACATCAAGTTTACAGAATTGTCACCACTGCTTAAagaaatattgcagaaaaacCATGTACAGCACAGCTTGAATGAAAGTGAGGTGAAAAG ACAGGTGgaagaaaacactgctttgcaGGAGAAACTTTTTGAAGCAGAGATGGCAATTAATTTAGCAGAAAAGTTTTTGCCAACTTTTAAAGACCTCGTTGATAGAAAGACAAAT GTGTTTAAACTTTCTACGTCAGAGATGACAATTATTGCTATACAAGAAGATTTGCTGATAAAAGAATTAGAAACGCTCAAAAGCATGAAAAGATTGTTATGGCTTTTACTGCAGACAACAGAATGTAAACAT TTAAGTAGTAAAAACATTGACACCTTGGTGCAAAAGTTAAGTGAAAATGAAACCCAAAATACT aaTCTCAGGAGAGAAATgcttgaaagagaaaatcatgTTAAAGAACTTTCATCCAGACTTCAGCTTGAAAAA GTCAATGTACTGAAAGCCGATCACATGACAAGATCAGTAAAGGCAGTACAAACTCACCTGCAACGTCAGATTCGGAAAAAAGAAGTGGAGAATGAtgaattaaaagtgaaaatacag accctggaaaagaaaatagcagagtGGAAACTTCAAGCTGGTGAATGCAAGCACCAGATTTTGTCCTTAAGGCAAAAAAGTGAGCAAAAGAAGACTGctctgaaaaaagcaaacaggtcccagaaaaaaaaagctgaacgCTTTGAAACAGTTGTGGAAAATATAACCTCCAGAATAAGAGAACGT GAAGTTGAACTGTCTGAGATACTGTCCACTTCCAATGTCTGGAAAAAACAGCATGATAAGATGGTAGAGGAAAAGACAATGTTAGAAATTCAAAGAGAAGATCTTAAGAA GCAGATTACAAGCCTTTTGGaagatctgaagaaaaaagaggagtgCAGAAGAAACTCAAATGAGGAAATTCTTGCCAAGCTAAGCTCTATTAACTCTGAAAATGAGAACATCaacctggaaaatgaaaaattagag GCTTCCCTTGCTGTGTTGAAAACCAGTAGTGTTTCAGTTGAAACTGAACTGCTAGACctgcaagaaaaagcaaagcttcaGAAAAACCTTGTTGAACAGTATAAAAATCAG GTGCaaaaattacaaacagaagcagaagaacagaaatctaGATATGAGACagtattaaatgaaaacaaaacaataacaGAAACTAAATGCTTAGAAGTAGATAAG GTGAGGAGCAAAATGGAGGCTGACTTAAATGAGTTAGAACATGTTCGTGACTTGctgaaagcagctgaagaaaagctgcaagaatATCAGGAAGACCTTATGTCCTGTCAAAGGATTCACGCACAGAAGTGCAAAACTCTTAGGGAGCTGCAGGTTCAG GAGGAAGATAATATAGCTTTCTTGGGCAGTCattctttggaagaagaaaactaTAACATTCAGAAGAAATACGAAGATCTTAAAAG ACAGTTAGAAAAGATggaatttcaaaatgaagaatttgCTAATCAGCTTGCAAAACAAGATGAGAGTCTTCAGTGCAGTAAATTACAGCTTACAGAGAAAACTGCAGAGTGTGATGGTTTAGCCAGACAACTGGAATCTGCTTTGGAAGATGGGAGAAAAATG GTAtctgaagaaatggaaagaatatCATACAAGCAACAAGCCCTTCAGACAAAAATGCTAGTTCTTGAAACTGAattaagaaagagagaagaagagaaaaaacaacttctCTGCATGTTTTATCAT aatgaaaaGCACCAGGAAGTGTGCTTAAAAGAACTGGAGAACAGCCTGCAGAAGTCAGAAAACAAGACTCAGAGCATGCAGAATTATTTGGAGTTTTTGAAAGCCTCATATGTAACAATGTTTGgctga